The Rhodoferax sediminis genome has a segment encoding these proteins:
- the hisF gene encoding imidazole glycerol phosphate synthase subunit HisF produces MLAKRIIPCLDVTGGRVVKGVNFVELRDAGDPVEIAARYNEQGADELTFLDITATSDGRDLILPIIEAVASQVFIPLTVGGGVRTVDDVRRLLNAGADKTSFNSAAIANPDVIEAASAKYGAQCIVVAIDAKRRSGEDARTRGPGWDVYSHGGRKNTGLDAVAWACEMARRGAGEILLTSMDRDGTKSGFDLALTRAVSDAVSVPVIASGGVGNLDHLADGIQIGGADAVLAASIFHYGEYTVGQAKRHMAARGIPVRL; encoded by the coding sequence TTGTTAGCGAAACGCATCATTCCCTGCCTCGACGTCACCGGCGGGCGCGTGGTCAAGGGCGTCAATTTCGTCGAGTTGCGCGATGCCGGCGACCCGGTCGAGATCGCCGCGCGCTACAACGAGCAGGGCGCCGACGAGTTGACTTTTCTGGACATCACCGCCACCAGCGACGGGCGCGACCTGATCCTGCCCATCATCGAGGCGGTGGCCAGCCAGGTCTTCATTCCGCTGACCGTGGGCGGCGGCGTGCGCACCGTGGATGACGTGCGGCGTCTACTGAACGCGGGCGCCGACAAGACCAGCTTCAACTCGGCGGCGATCGCCAATCCCGATGTGATCGAGGCGGCCTCGGCCAAATACGGCGCGCAATGCATCGTGGTGGCGATCGACGCCAAGCGGCGCTCCGGGGAAGACGCCAGGACGCGCGGCCCGGGCTGGGACGTCTACAGCCACGGCGGGCGCAAGAACACCGGCCTGGACGCCGTGGCCTGGGCCTGCGAGATGGCGCGCCGCGGCGCGGGCGAGATCCTGCTCACCAGCATGGACCGCGACGGTACCAAGTCGGGGTTCGATCTGGCCCTCACGCGCGCGGTGAGCGACGCGGTCAGCGTGCCGGTGATCGCCTCGGGCGGCGTCGGCAACCTCGATCACCTGGCCGACGGCATCCAGATCGGCGGCGCCGATGCGGTGCTGGCCGCCAGCATCTTCCACTACGGCGAGTACACCGTGGGCCAAGCCAAGCGGCACATGGCGGCGCGCGGCATTCCGGTGCGTCTCTAA